In Streptomyces camelliae, the sequence TGGCCCGCCATCGACGGCAGGCAGCGGCCGCGGGCCGGGCCGATGGCGGCGGCCCAGGCCGGGGGGATCGCCGAGACGCCCTGGGTTGCGCCGGAGAGGGCGCCTGCCACCGCCGCCGTCGTGTCCGCGTCCCGGCCCATGTTGACCGCCGTGAGCACCGCCTCCCGGAAGTCGCCGTCGGCCGCCGCGTACGCGCCGAAGGCGAGGGCGACCGCCTCGGGGGCCAGGTCGGTCCAGGGGTAGCCGCCGATGACCACCGCGGAGCGGACCGCGCGTTCGCCACGGTGGGCCACGGCCACCGCGCGCCGCAGGGAGCGGGCCGTCCAGGAGTCGTCCGGGACCACCGCGAGGGCGGAGGCGATCACCACGGCCACCGGCGCTCCCGCCATCGCCGCCGCCACGCCCGCCGCCACCGCCTGGCCGCCGTAGATGCCCTCGCCCTCGTGGCTGACCTGGCCGTCGATGGCGACCAGCCGGGCCGCCTCGGCGGGCCGGCCGGCGGCGAAGACGCCGAAGGGGGCCGCCCGCATCGCCAGGCCGTCGCTCCACGCGTGGCGGTGCTGCGCGGAGATGGGGACCGCCAGACCGCGGCGCAGGTTCTCCAGCGTGCCGCGCTCGCTGAAGCCCGCGCCCCGGAAGGGGCCCTCGGCCCGGTCGGCGATCCACTCGTGCCAGGCCGCCTCCACCTGGGCCGGGGTGAGCGCCGAGCCGTGCCGGGCCAGGAGGAGGCCCGAGAAGATCGCGTACTCCGTGTCGTCCGTGCCGCAGGGGTCCTCGGTGACGTAACCGGTGATGCGGCCCCAGCGGGCGCGGATCTCGGAGGGCTTGAGGTTCTCCGCCGGCGCGCCCAGCGCATCGCCCACGGCGAGGCCGAGCAGCGCGCCGCGTGCCCGTTCGCGCAGTCCGGCCCTGGCGTCGCCGGGTGCGGGGACCGGGGGAGTTCGGGCGATCGATGCCATGGGCGGCCTCCTCAGCCTCCTCCAGCGGGATCACGCGGATCCTCCAGCGGGATCACACGGATCCTTCAGCGGGATCACGCGGATCCTTCAGCGGGATCACGCGGATCCTTTGCGGATCTGTCCCCCGGAGCGTCGCCCCGCGTGCCTCCCGGCCGTCCGTGTCACCCACTTGGCATCTGAGCAGAGACAGGCACGGATGAGCAAAGTAAGTAAAGCCGCAGGTTAGCCCAGCCTCTCCTTGCTGGCGGGAAGGGAAGCGGCGGCGTACCTTCTGTGTTGTCGAAAAGTAGAACTCGTCCAAAGTTAGCTTTGGCTAAGCTATCCCGGGGGCTCCGATGGCCATTATCGAAACCGAGGCCGCGCTGCACGTGGCGCACCGCGACAACCACACGCACCGCGACGTCAACGGCGGCTGGCTGCGCCCCGCCGTCTTCGGCGCCATGGACGGCCTCGTCTCCAACCTCGCCCTGATGACCGGGGTGGCCGGCGGGGCCGTGAGCCAGCAGACCATCGTCATCACCGGGCTCGCGGGACTCGCCGCCGGCGCCTTCTCGATGGCCGCCGGCGAGTACACCTCCGTCGCCTCCCAGCGCGAGCTGGTCGAGGCCGAGCTCGACGTCGAGCGCCGTGAGCTGCGCAAGCACCCGCAGGACGAGGAGGACGAGCTCGCAGCACTGTACGTCGCCCGTGGCGTGGAGCCCGAGCTGGCCCGTGAAGTCGCCCGGCAGCTGTCCAAGGATCCCGAGCAGGCGCTGGAGATCCACGCCCGCGAGGAGCTGGGGATCGACCCCGGCGACCTGCCGTCGCCGCTGGTCGCCGCCGTGTCGTCCTTCGGGTCCTTCGCCCTCGGCGCGCTGCTGCCCGTGCTGCCGTACCTGCTCGGCGCGACCGCGCTGTGGCCGGCCCTGCTGCTGGCCCTCGCCGGCCTCTTCGGCTGCGGTGCCGTGGTGGCCAAGGTGACCGCGCGGACCTGGTGGTACAGCGGATTGCGTCAGCTCGCGCTCGGTGGGGCGGCGGCCGGTGTGACGTACGCCCTGGGCAGCCTGTTCGGAACGGCCGTAGGATAGCGCGACCGGTACTTATGCGATGGGCCGCATAAATACCCGTTACCCCCTGGTTTCGAGTGCTTGACGACCGGGCATGAGCCGTAAGCGCTGCGGGCAATGACGCCTGCCGCACCCCCGCGGGGTGAGTGACGACGCTCCCCCCGCCCCCTCGGGCCGTCGGACGCCGATCTGACCGATCTTGTCCCCGACGGTCCCCACCTATGTCGCCGCCACGCGCGGCACCCCGCCGCCGCGCGCGGCACCCGCCGTCACCGTGCGGCGCCTCTGCCATGTACCCCGTGGCGTCCGCATGTTGGAACGGAGTATCCGGTTCCCGAGAACCGCTCCATCATGTAACCTGCACGAAATTTTGAGTCACACGCAGAGGGCCAACGTCGTCCCTCGGCACCTGCCACATGCCACATGACGACGACGGGAGAGCCGATGCGTACGCCGCGCCAGCCGTCCCAGCACTCCGCGAATGGCCAGAACTGGTCCTTCATGGATGCTCGCCCTGCTGCGCAGGGTATGTACGACCCCCGCAACGAACACGACGCCTGTGGTGTCGGTTTCGTCGCCACCCTCACCGGCGAGGCGTCCCACACGCTGGTCGAACAGGCCCTCACGGTCCTGCGCAACCTGGAGCACCGCGGTGCCACCGGCTCCGAGCCCGACTCGGGCGACGGCGCCGGCATCCTCTCCCAGGTGCCCGACACCTTCTTCCGTGAGGTGGCCGGATTCGACCTTCCCGCGGCGGGCTCGTACGCGGTAGGCATCGCCTTCCTGCCGGAGGAGGGCACCGAGGACGCCGTCTCGAAGATCGAGACGATCGCCGGCGAGGAGGGCCTGACGGTCCTCGGCTGGCGCACGGTCCCGGTCGCCCCGGAGCTGCTGGGCGCCACCGCCCGCTCCACCATGCCGGTCTTCCGGCAGATCTTCGTCACCGACGGCGCCAGCGAGGGCATCACGCTGGACCGCAAGGCCTTCGTGCTGCGCAAGCGCGCCGAGCGGGAGGCCGGTGTCTACTTCCCGTCGCTCTCCGCCCGCACGATCGTCTACAAGGGCATGCTGACCACCGGCCAGCTGGAGCCCTTCTTCCCGGACCTGTCCGACCGCCGCTTCGGCTCCGCGGTCGCGCTCGTCCACTCGCGCTTCTCCACGAACACCTTCCCGTCGTGGCCGCTCGCGCACCCGTACCGCTTCGTCGCGCACAACGGTGAGATCAACACCGTCAAGGGCAACCGCAACTGGATGCGCGCCCGTGAGTCGCAGCTGGTCTCCGACCTGTTCGGCGACGGCGCCCTCGACCGCATCTTCCCGGTCTGCACCCCGGACGCCTCCGACTCCGCCTCCTTCGACGAGGTCCTGGAGCTGCTGCACCTGGGCGGCCGTTCGCTGCCGCACTCCGTGCTGATGATGATCCCGGAGGCGTGGGAGAACCACGACTCCATGGACCCGGACCGCCGCGCCTTCTACAACTTCCACTCCACGATGATGGAGCCCTGGGACGGCCCGGCCTGCGTCACCTTCACCGACGGCACCCAGGTCGGCGCCGTGCTCGACCGCAACGGTCTGCGCCCCGGCCGCTACTGGGTCACCGACGACGGCCTCGTCGTCCTCGGCTCCGAGGTCGGCGTCCTCGACATCGACCCGGCCAAGGTCGTCCGCAAGGGCCGCCTGCAGCCCGGCAAGATGTTCCTCGTCGACACCGCCGAGCACCGCATCATCGAGGACGACGAGATCAAGGCGACCCTCGCCGCCGAGAAGCCGTACGCCGAGTGGCTGGAGGCCGGCGAGATCGAGCTGGGCGACCTGCCCGAGCGCGAGCACATCGTCCACACCCACGCCTCGGTCACCCGCCGCCAGCAGACCTTCGGGTACACCGAGGAGGAGCTGCGCGTCATCCTCGCGCCGATGGCCAAGACGGGCGCCGAGCCGATCGGCTCGATGGGCACCGACAGCCCGATCGCCGCTCTCTCCGCGCGCCCGCGGCTGCTCTTCGACTACTTCACCCAGCTGTTCGCGCAGGTCACCAACCCGCCGCTGGACGCGATCCGCGAGGAGCTGGTCACCTCGCTGCGCAGCTCGCTGGGCCCGGAGGGCAACCTGCTGGACCCGACGGCCGCCTCCTGCCGCTCGGTCACCCTGCCCTTCCCGGTGATCGACAACGACGAGCTGGCCAAGCTCATCCACATCAACGCAGACGGCGACATGCCCGGCTTCAAGGCCGCGACCCTGTCCGGTCTGTACCGGGTGAGCGGCGGCGGTGACAGCCTCGCCGCGCGCATCGCCGAGATCTGCGCCGAGGCCGACGCCGCCATAGACAACGGCGCCCGCCTGATCGTCCTGTCGGACCGCCACTCCGACGCCGAGCACGCGCCGATCCCGTCGCTGCTGCTCACCGCGGCCGTCCACCACCACCTCATCCGCACCAAGCAGCGCACCCACGTGGGCCTGCTGGTCGAGGCCGGTGACGTCCGCGAGGTCCACCACGTCGCCCTGCTGATCGGCTTCGGCGCCGCCGCCGTCAACCCGTACCTGGCGATGGAGTCGGTCGAGGACCTGCTGCGCGCCGGCACCTTCCTCAACGGCATCGAGCCCGAGAAGGCCATCAAGAACCTGATCTACGCCCTGGGCAAGGGCGTGCTGAAGGTCATGTCGAAGATGGGCATCTCCACCGTCGCCTCCTACCGCGGCGCCCAGGTCTTCGAGGCCGTCGGCCTGGACGAGGCCTTCGTCGAGAAGTACTTCAACGGCACGGCCACCAAGATCGGCGGCGTCGGCATCGACGTCATCGCCCAGGAGGTCGCCGCCCGCCACGCCAAGGCCTACCCGGCCTCCGGCATCGCTCCCGCGCACCGCGCGCTGGAGATCGGCGGCGAGTACCAGTGGCGCCGCGAGGGCGAGCCGCACCTGTTCGACCCGGAGACGGTCTTCCGCCTCCAGCACTCCACGCGCTCCGCTCGCTACGACATCTTCAAGAAGTACACCGAGCGGGTGAACGAGCAGTCCGAGCGGCTCATGACGCTCCGCGGTCTCTTCGGCTTCAAGTCCGACCGCCCGTCGATCTCCGTCGACGAGGTCGAGCCGGTGAGCGAGATCGTCAAGCGCTTCTCCACGGGCGCCATGTCGTACGGCTCCATCTCCAAGGAGGCGCACGAGACCCTCGCCATCGCCATGAACCAGCTGGGCGGCAAGTCCAACACCGGTGAGGGCGGCGAGGACCCGGAGCGCCTGTACGACCCGGCGCGCCGCTCGGCGATCAAGCAGGTCGCCTCCGGCCGCTTCGGCGTGACCTCGGAG encodes:
- a CDS encoding ADP-ribosylglycohydrolase family protein, with product MASIARTPPVPAPGDARAGLRERARGALLGLAVGDALGAPAENLKPSEIRARWGRITGYVTEDPCGTDDTEYAIFSGLLLARHGSALTPAQVEAAWHEWIADRAEGPFRGAGFSERGTLENLRRGLAVPISAQHRHAWSDGLAMRAAPFGVFAAGRPAEAARLVAIDGQVSHEGEGIYGGQAVAAGVAAAMAGAPVAVVIASALAVVPDDSWTARSLRRAVAVAHRGERAVRSAVVIGGYPWTDLAPEAVALAFGAYAAADGDFREAVLTAVNMGRDADTTAAVAGALSGATQGVSAIPPAWAAAIGPARGRCLPSMAGHHVLEVAELLVPEEGGKWRAGVVLPGSLPDGVTRAEAVTGTRREPTAEAGQRGAGLGHAAPQADRPEAGQAATTPEAGRPKAGQAAATPEVDRPQAGQAAATPETAQPQAEQVATTPEASRPAAEQGRTAPKTGRSGAPPGSRPNRKTGQAPAGVAMWPSAARITGAPQTPTPHPTETTPPQTETPHPTETTPPPKPASDPTPAQPHPPTSPPTESGRRADRRNRLVGAGNPGYAEAEGRK
- a CDS encoding VIT1/CCC1 transporter family protein — protein: MAIIETEAALHVAHRDNHTHRDVNGGWLRPAVFGAMDGLVSNLALMTGVAGGAVSQQTIVITGLAGLAAGAFSMAAGEYTSVASQRELVEAELDVERRELRKHPQDEEDELAALYVARGVEPELAREVARQLSKDPEQALEIHAREELGIDPGDLPSPLVAAVSSFGSFALGALLPVLPYLLGATALWPALLLALAGLFGCGAVVAKVTARTWWYSGLRQLALGGAAAGVTYALGSLFGTAVG
- the gltB gene encoding glutamate synthase large subunit, with amino-acid sequence MRTPRQPSQHSANGQNWSFMDARPAAQGMYDPRNEHDACGVGFVATLTGEASHTLVEQALTVLRNLEHRGATGSEPDSGDGAGILSQVPDTFFREVAGFDLPAAGSYAVGIAFLPEEGTEDAVSKIETIAGEEGLTVLGWRTVPVAPELLGATARSTMPVFRQIFVTDGASEGITLDRKAFVLRKRAEREAGVYFPSLSARTIVYKGMLTTGQLEPFFPDLSDRRFGSAVALVHSRFSTNTFPSWPLAHPYRFVAHNGEINTVKGNRNWMRARESQLVSDLFGDGALDRIFPVCTPDASDSASFDEVLELLHLGGRSLPHSVLMMIPEAWENHDSMDPDRRAFYNFHSTMMEPWDGPACVTFTDGTQVGAVLDRNGLRPGRYWVTDDGLVVLGSEVGVLDIDPAKVVRKGRLQPGKMFLVDTAEHRIIEDDEIKATLAAEKPYAEWLEAGEIELGDLPEREHIVHTHASVTRRQQTFGYTEEELRVILAPMAKTGAEPIGSMGTDSPIAALSARPRLLFDYFTQLFAQVTNPPLDAIREELVTSLRSSLGPEGNLLDPTAASCRSVTLPFPVIDNDELAKLIHINADGDMPGFKAATLSGLYRVSGGGDSLAARIAEICAEADAAIDNGARLIVLSDRHSDAEHAPIPSLLLTAAVHHHLIRTKQRTHVGLLVEAGDVREVHHVALLIGFGAAAVNPYLAMESVEDLLRAGTFLNGIEPEKAIKNLIYALGKGVLKVMSKMGISTVASYRGAQVFEAVGLDEAFVEKYFNGTATKIGGVGIDVIAQEVAARHAKAYPASGIAPAHRALEIGGEYQWRREGEPHLFDPETVFRLQHSTRSARYDIFKKYTERVNEQSERLMTLRGLFGFKSDRPSISVDEVEPVSEIVKRFSTGAMSYGSISKEAHETLAIAMNQLGGKSNTGEGGEDPERLYDPARRSAIKQVASGRFGVTSEYLVNADDIQIKMAQGAKPGEGGQLPGHKVYPWVAKTRHSTPGVGLISPPPHHDIYSIEDLAQLIHDLKNANPAARIHVKLVSEVGVGTVAAGVSKAHADVVLISGHDGGTGASPLTSLKHAGGPWELGLAETQQTLLLNGLRDRIVVQTDGQLKTGRDVVIAALLGAEEFGFATAPLVVSGCVMMRVCHLDTCPVGIATQNPVLRDRFAGKAEYVVNFFRFIAEEVRELLAELGFRSIEEAVGHAEVLDVERAVDHWKAQGLDLEPLFHVPDLPEGAARHQLIEQDHGLEKALDNELIKLAADALAAGDATEAQPVRAQVAIRNINRTVGTMLGHEVTKKFGGAGLPDDTIDITFTGSAGQSFGAFLPRGVTLRLEGDANDYVGKGLSGGRVVVRPDRAADHLAEYSTIAGNTIGYGATGGELFLRGRTGERFCVRNSGALVVSEGVGDHGCEYMTGGRAVVLGPTGRNFAAGMSGGIAYVIDLDRDNVNVGNAGSVEALDDTDKQWLHDVVRRHAEETGSTVAEKLLADWDAAVARFSKIIPSTYKAVLAAKDAAERAGLSETEITEKMMEAAING